Proteins from a single region of Paenibacillus sp. BIHB 4019:
- a CDS encoding SGNH/GDSL hydrolase family protein, with translation MSEQQLTVLFQGDSITDGSRGRNDDLNHILGHSYPYLIASRLGYELAEKAPHFINKGISGDRVSDLYARWNEDALSLKPDVLSILIGVNDAWRTMSGEASGATDRFERAYRHLLEETAEVLPQTRFVLVEPFILKTGVTLERWDEWQQIIKGYQEKTAALAAEYNAVLVRVQHVFDKASEVTGAAYWLWDGVHPTAAGHELLAREWLSTVQNSRLAIK, from the coding sequence ATGAGCGAGCAGCAATTGACCGTTTTATTTCAAGGGGATTCCATTACAGATGGTTCGCGCGGGCGCAATGATGATTTAAATCATATTTTAGGCCATAGCTATCCGTATTTAATTGCCTCACGCCTTGGTTATGAGTTGGCGGAGAAAGCACCCCATTTCATTAATAAGGGCATAAGCGGCGATCGCGTCTCCGATCTGTACGCGAGATGGAACGAAGATGCGCTCAGCTTGAAGCCGGATGTGCTCAGCATTTTGATTGGCGTCAATGATGCTTGGCGGACGATGTCTGGCGAAGCGAGCGGCGCAACAGACCGTTTTGAGCGCGCTTATCGGCATTTGCTGGAGGAGACAGCCGAAGTGCTGCCGCAGACGAGGTTCGTCCTTGTCGAACCATTCATCCTGAAAACTGGCGTGACGTTGGAGCGTTGGGATGAATGGCAGCAAATTATTAAGGGCTACCAAGAAAAAACAGCTGCTCTGGCAGCAGAGTATAATGCGGTTCTTGTACGTGTGCAGCATGTGTTCGACAAAGCGAGCGAAGTGACTGGTGCAGCCTACTGGCTATGGGATGGCGTTCATCCGACAGCGGCGGGGCATGAGCTGCTCGCCCGCGAGTGGCTGTCTACGGTACAAAACAGCAGATTAGCGATTAAATAG
- a CDS encoding C40 family peptidase has product MNSTNKSLMGKTLLGKTLLSVTLSLSVALTGALAVPAAKVEAASSSTASGVIATGQKFLGVDYKFGATAGSTSSFDCSSFTQYVYKKNGITLPRSSLSQSKAGTYVSRSNLKAGDLIFSDTNRDGVINHVSIYMGNGKLLHTYRKGIGVTISTFSGSTWDKTYVTARRVI; this is encoded by the coding sequence ATGAATAGCACAAACAAATCCCTTATGGGCAAAACCCTGCTAGGCAAAACGTTACTTAGTGTCACGTTAAGCCTATCCGTTGCTTTGACAGGCGCTTTGGCTGTACCAGCAGCTAAGGTAGAGGCTGCATCGTCATCCACTGCCAGCGGCGTCATTGCAACGGGACAGAAATTTCTGGGCGTTGATTATAAATTTGGGGCAACAGCGGGCAGCACCAGCTCGTTTGACTGCTCATCCTTCACACAGTATGTTTACAAAAAGAACGGCATTACCCTCCCGCGCTCATCGCTGAGCCAATCGAAGGCCGGCACGTATGTATCCAGAAGCAATTTGAAGGCTGGCGATCTGATTTTCTCCGATACGAATAGAGACGGCGTCATTAACCATGTCTCCATTTATATGGGCAACGGCAAGCTGCTGCATACGTATCGGAAGGGAATCGGCGTAACGATTTCTACTTTTTCCGGAAGCACATGGGACAAAACGTATGTAACCGCACGCCGGGTCATATAG
- a CDS encoding cation diffusion facilitator family transporter, with product MDTKKKHQHGHSHSEGGHHDHNHDHDHDHHNDHNHDNSHGHHHGHDHSHGPGGHHHFDVNGNKVGLIIALSITVGIMFLEFFGGLLTRSLALLADSGHMLSDVSALILSLVAVWFASKPASKTKTYGFYRFEILAALFNGIALFVIAGFIVWEAYHRLFDPPAVASGSMILIALVGLLANLASAWALMRKGDVHNNLNVRSAYLHVLSDALGSVGAVLAGLLIYLFDWNIADPIISVLVSVLILRSAWNIIKQTLHILMEGTPPSIDQEKVKRVLAEIEGVIDVHDLHIWTITSGLDSLSCHLLVEDEHDSQHILQQALAKIEQQFGISHTTIQIETSRIQHSEMKV from the coding sequence ATGGACACGAAGAAAAAGCATCAACATGGGCACAGCCATAGCGAGGGTGGTCACCACGACCATAACCACGACCACGATCATGATCATCATAACGACCACAATCATGACAACAGCCACGGTCACCATCATGGGCATGACCATTCCCATGGACCGGGCGGCCACCATCATTTTGATGTCAATGGCAATAAGGTCGGCTTGATTATTGCGCTGTCGATTACAGTCGGCATTATGTTTCTTGAATTTTTCGGCGGCTTGTTGACGAGGAGTCTGGCGCTGCTTGCCGATTCCGGCCATATGCTGAGCGATGTGAGCGCGCTTATTCTAAGCCTGGTTGCCGTCTGGTTCGCCAGCAAGCCCGCTTCCAAGACGAAAACCTACGGCTTTTACCGCTTCGAAATATTGGCCGCGCTGTTCAACGGCATTGCCTTGTTCGTCATAGCCGGGTTTATTGTATGGGAGGCCTACCATCGCTTATTCGATCCTCCTGCTGTTGCCAGCGGCTCCATGATACTCATTGCGCTTGTTGGCCTATTGGCGAATTTGGCCAGTGCTTGGGCTTTAATGCGCAAAGGCGATGTGCATAACAACTTGAATGTACGAAGCGCTTATCTGCATGTTTTGAGCGATGCGCTTGGCTCGGTCGGGGCTGTGCTTGCTGGGCTGCTCATCTACTTGTTTGATTGGAATATTGCCGATCCGATTATATCGGTGCTCGTGTCGGTGCTTATTTTACGGAGTGCCTGGAATATCATTAAGCAAACTCTCCATATTCTCATGGAAGGCACGCCGCCATCGATTGATCAGGAGAAGGTGAAGCGGGTGCTTGCGGAAATCGAAGGCGTAATAGATGTGCATGATTTGCATATATGGACGATCACATCGGGTCTTGATTCGCTGAGCTGCCATTTGCTAGTGGAGGATGAGCATGACAGCCAGCATATTTTGCAGCAGGCGCTTGCGAAAATCGAGCAGCAGTTTGGCATCTCGCATACGACGATTCAGATAGAAACGTCGCGGATTCAGCATTCCGAGATGAAGGTTTAG
- a CDS encoding MFS transporter, producing the protein MDFSWKRNLYVLWIGVFFTSTAFTTSIPFIPLFLSTELGVEKHLEAWSGISFGITFLASALIAPYWGSLADKYGRRPMLIRSGFSLAVLYMLTYFIYDPYLFVVLRIFQGLLAGFVPASIALVATNTPESKTGYALGIMATAGATGGIIGPVIGGVVSHYIGNREAFLFSGGIVLIAALIAVFFVKEKNFNRSGARSSIKEDLKLALSNRSFTTLLILAALATFSVMILEPLLTVYVMQLGVSGSEAALQSGIVFSAVGIATLIAAPQWGKIGSRIGFSKVLFIGLVGGGIGNCLQFFVSDYVEFGALRFIYGLFFASVYPAINALIVKVTDSSFRGRAFSLNQSGTMFATMLAPVIGGVLGGIIPIRWVFIINGLMLIAAALFLKTHALGGSAQHAADTGKQPARP; encoded by the coding sequence ATGGATTTTTCTTGGAAAAGAAACTTATATGTATTGTGGATTGGCGTGTTTTTTACGAGTACGGCTTTCACCACCTCCATTCCATTTATTCCGCTGTTTCTCTCAACCGAGCTTGGTGTTGAGAAGCATCTGGAAGCTTGGTCCGGCATTTCTTTCGGCATCACCTTTCTGGCAAGCGCGCTTATTGCCCCTTATTGGGGATCGCTCGCCGACAAATATGGCCGCAGGCCGATGCTTATTCGCTCAGGGTTCAGCCTGGCCGTTCTTTACATGCTGACCTACTTTATTTATGATCCCTATTTGTTCGTTGTGCTTCGAATATTCCAAGGCCTGCTTGCCGGCTTTGTCCCAGCCTCGATCGCACTAGTCGCCACCAACACGCCCGAAAGCAAAACAGGCTACGCCCTTGGCATAATGGCGACAGCCGGCGCGACAGGCGGTATTATCGGCCCCGTCATTGGCGGGGTCGTCAGTCATTACATCGGCAATCGCGAAGCTTTCCTGTTCTCAGGAGGCATCGTCCTTATTGCCGCGCTGATTGCCGTTTTTTTCGTGAAGGAAAAAAACTTCAACCGCTCAGGCGCCCGTTCCTCGATCAAAGAGGACTTGAAGCTTGCACTGTCCAACCGTTCCTTCACTACACTGCTGATTTTGGCGGCTCTGGCAACGTTCTCGGTGATGATTCTGGAGCCGCTGCTCACCGTCTATGTCATGCAGCTTGGCGTCAGCGGCAGCGAAGCTGCCCTGCAGTCAGGCATCGTCTTCTCGGCCGTCGGGATCGCCACGCTCATTGCAGCCCCGCAGTGGGGCAAAATCGGTTCAAGGATCGGTTTTTCCAAGGTGTTGTTCATTGGGCTTGTCGGCGGCGGGATCGGCAATTGCTTGCAATTTTTCGTCAGCGATTACGTAGAATTCGGCGCGCTGCGCTTTATCTATGGGCTGTTTTTCGCCAGCGTCTATCCAGCTATTAATGCCTTGATCGTCAAGGTAACGGACAGCAGCTTTAGAGGACGAGCCTTCAGCCTTAATCAGTCGGGCACCATGTTCGCAACGATGCTGGCTCCCGTTATTGGCGGCGTGCTTGGAGGCATCATCCCGATTCGCTGGGTATTCATCATCAACGGGCTGATGCTGATCGCAGCTGCCCTGTTCCTGAAAACCCACGCGCTCGGCGGCTCAGCCCAGCATGCAGCAGACACAGGCAAGCAGCCTGCACGTCCATAG
- a CDS encoding sensor domain-containing diguanylate cyclase has protein sequence MYSAIKRKKGFTLASIISCIVLLSVLITIVINVIIAFKSQRESLYHNTLELNRITAGDISKTTQSLLVSMKHSLEIAANYLSDADLESSAVLAQLDFFMGTNHYFNSIAVVDAEGVIVSSSPNNLGIIGHKLSTDESKLALKVQKPHISKPYISSTKRMIVLVSQPIFSREGTYRGYVAGTIYLQYENIFREILGVQNENNSGSYFYVVDGEGNMIYHPHMEDHPANVSMNPVVQQLMQGKSGQQQVVNSQGIEFLAGYSVVPETNWGIVSQTPVSYVENKSWDLITDMLKVSTPFLLLLLILTMWLSRKLSSPLYQLANYAAQLTKMDQVPETLPSRVYWNYEANQLNTTVALAFHEMKRKNEELFHESQTDALTGLPNRRTLKLITEDLELRQIPFSVIMLDLDHFKSVNDEFGHPKGDEVLRLLAAKMLELKREGDYCFRYGGEEFTIVLPHTSEEEAFDVAEQLRMQMEQAITPIGRQVTLSLGIASNTARLKDTDDLFKQADDALYAAKHSGRNQTILHSQISE, from the coding sequence ATGTACAGCGCAATAAAACGCAAAAAAGGCTTTACTCTGGCATCCATCATCTCCTGCATCGTGCTTTTGTCCGTCCTCATTACCATCGTCATCAATGTCATTATCGCTTTCAAGTCCCAAAGGGAATCCCTTTATCATAATACACTGGAATTAAATCGCATCACGGCTGGCGATATTAGCAAAACGACGCAATCATTGCTTGTGTCTATGAAGCATAGCCTTGAAATCGCGGCAAATTATTTATCGGATGCCGACCTAGAAAGCAGCGCTGTGCTGGCACAGCTTGATTTTTTTATGGGAACCAACCATTATTTCAATTCGATTGCTGTCGTCGATGCTGAAGGCGTCATCGTCTCCAGCTCTCCTAACAATTTGGGCATAATCGGCCACAAGCTGTCAACTGATGAATCGAAGCTGGCGCTTAAAGTGCAGAAGCCGCACATATCCAAGCCTTATATTTCTTCTACGAAGCGAATGATCGTGCTGGTCAGCCAGCCGATTTTCAGCCGGGAGGGCACTTATCGGGGATATGTGGCCGGAACGATTTATTTGCAGTATGAAAATATTTTCCGAGAAATTCTTGGCGTGCAAAATGAGAACAACAGCGGCTCTTATTTTTACGTCGTCGATGGGGAAGGCAACATGATCTATCACCCGCATATGGAGGATCATCCTGCTAATGTAAGCATGAATCCTGTTGTGCAGCAGCTGATGCAGGGGAAAAGCGGGCAGCAGCAGGTGGTCAACAGCCAAGGTATCGAGTTTCTTGCCGGTTATTCCGTCGTACCCGAGACCAACTGGGGAATTGTTTCCCAGACGCCAGTCAGCTACGTGGAAAATAAAAGCTGGGATCTTATTACGGATATGCTGAAGGTTTCGACGCCGTTCTTGCTGCTGCTGCTTATTTTGACTATGTGGCTGTCGCGCAAGCTGTCCTCCCCGCTCTACCAGCTGGCTAATTATGCGGCGCAGCTGACCAAGATGGATCAAGTTCCGGAAACGCTGCCTTCGCGCGTTTACTGGAATTATGAGGCGAACCAGCTCAACACCACCGTTGCGCTAGCTTTTCATGAGATGAAGCGGAAAAATGAAGAGCTGTTCCATGAGTCGCAGACGGACGCCTTGACGGGACTGCCTAACCGCCGGACGCTTAAGCTGATTACCGAGGATTTGGAGCTCAGGCAAATTCCGTTCTCCGTCATTATGCTGGATTTGGACCATTTCAAATCGGTCAATGACGAGTTCGGCCATCCGAAGGGCGATGAGGTGCTGCGCCTGCTTGCTGCAAAGATGCTGGAGCTCAAGCGCGAGGGCGATTATTGCTTCCGTTACGGAGGCGAGGAGTTCACAATCGTGCTGCCGCACACGTCGGAGGAAGAGGCGTTTGACGTAGCAGAGCAGCTGCGAATGCAGATGGAGCAGGCGATTACGCCAATCGGCCGCCAGGTCACCTTGTCGCTCGGCATCGCCTCCAATACAGCTCGATTAAAAGATACCGACGATTTGTTCAAGCAAGCGGATGATGCGCTGTATGCTGCCAAGCATAGCGGCCGCAACCAAACGATTTTGCATAGTCAAATTTCGGAGTAG
- a CDS encoding aminoglycoside phosphotransferase family protein gives MRWPSAWMQTVISVHGESGERWLAELDLLLASCAEQWELQLADRSPYELTFNLVLPALRKDGSEAVLKLGVPCRESRTELAALQLYDGRGAVRLLASDAERGVMLLERLRPGQLLSEVADDAAAVRIAAEVMRKLAVPAADAAAVGEAAGGVSFPTALQWARGLERLRQRHDGGTGPLPEPLVRQAQLTFGQLFATGKSEPQLLLHGDLHQGNILSAAREGEASAGWLAIDPKGVIGEAAYGVIPLLMNQLPETRAERIKLLRNRVHILSDALCLKRERVLAYGFSHMVLSAAWCVEDGVCNFHAALETAACFAELQREEPGLE, from the coding sequence ATGAGATGGCCATCAGCATGGATGCAGACTGTCATAAGCGTACATGGAGAAAGCGGCGAGCGGTGGCTTGCTGAGCTGGACTTGCTGCTGGCAAGCTGTGCGGAGCAGTGGGAGCTGCAGCTGGCGGATCGATCGCCGTATGAGCTGACCTTCAATCTGGTGCTTCCGGCGCTGCGGAAGGACGGGAGCGAGGCTGTGCTGAAGCTGGGCGTGCCGTGCAGGGAAAGCCGAACCGAGCTGGCCGCGCTTCAGCTGTACGATGGGCGAGGAGCGGTTCGCCTGCTGGCATCGGATGCAGAGCGCGGCGTCATGCTGCTGGAGCGGCTGAGGCCGGGACAGCTGCTCTCGGAAGTGGCAGACGATGCGGCGGCCGTCCGCATCGCTGCGGAAGTGATGCGTAAGCTGGCTGTGCCAGCAGCGGACGCAGCGGCTGTAGGGGAAGCGGCCGGAGGCGTAAGCTTCCCTACGGCTTTGCAGTGGGCGCGCGGGCTGGAGCGGCTGCGCCAGCGCCATGATGGCGGCACCGGACCGCTGCCGGAGCCGCTCGTCCGGCAGGCACAGCTGACCTTCGGCCAGCTATTCGCCACGGGCAAGAGCGAGCCGCAGCTGCTGCTGCATGGCGATCTGCATCAGGGCAATATTTTGTCCGCCGCGCGAGAGGGTGAAGCATCTGCCGGCTGGCTGGCGATTGATCCCAAGGGCGTCATCGGCGAAGCGGCTTATGGCGTTATTCCGCTGCTGATGAATCAGCTGCCTGAGACACGGGCGGAGCGAATCAAACTGCTGCGTAATCGCGTCCATATTCTTAGCGATGCCCTATGCCTCAAACGGGAGCGCGTTCTTGCCTATGGCTTCAGCCATATGGTGCTATCCGCAGCATGGTGTGTCGAAGATGGGGTCTGCAATTTCCATGCCGCACTTGAGACGGCGGCTTGCTTTGCAGAGCTGCAGCGTGAGGAGCCGGGGCTTGAATAG
- a CDS encoding ABC transporter permease: protein MRVSDLTRLSWDQVRRRKVVTMLCAAGLSIGCAAIILAMSIGESTQKIVETQLTSYLKMDEITVVPDNGASAGPGSQSTASDEVKNRGKLTDQKVEIMRNIKHVKAVAAMQQLSYMQMTTTDDKQAYAEIIGTDLSSLEAFGNTYWQGSASDAPNSVVISYGTTLGLMNQEEQNKLFEAMNLNPGDSTLQDQYMTMMTTPSALYQKQIQLVNYDQDNKKRISEGLRVVGVLKKPKGVSDMQLSNDRKIYVSIETANSLREQLMQNSGEETANGTYNQVTVKVDAEENVKQVEEQIKKLTLNTQSNLLQKEALEEQFAVFKSIAVGAGVFILIIASISIIVAMTMSTYQRRRQIGIMKVLGANLAQIRNMFIVEAALLGLLGGLLGVLFSYWIVWGINALILSMSTGEENMSIFIPLSAIPVGLAFAVMTGIISGIYPAVSASRTDALTAIKRD, encoded by the coding sequence TTGAGAGTTAGCGATCTTACGAGGCTGTCATGGGATCAGGTCAGACGGCGCAAAGTAGTCACCATGCTGTGTGCAGCTGGCTTGTCGATTGGTTGTGCCGCTATTATTTTGGCGATGAGCATTGGAGAATCTACGCAGAAAATTGTCGAAACCCAGCTCACGAGCTATTTGAAAATGGATGAAATTACGGTTGTGCCGGATAATGGCGCGTCCGCAGGGCCTGGAAGCCAAAGCACGGCAAGCGATGAAGTGAAAAATCGGGGCAAGCTGACGGATCAAAAGGTCGAAATCATGCGCAACATTAAGCACGTAAAGGCTGTAGCAGCTATGCAGCAGCTGAGCTACATGCAAATGACGACTACGGATGATAAGCAGGCCTATGCCGAAATTATTGGAACGGATTTGAGCAGTCTGGAAGCTTTCGGCAATACGTATTGGCAGGGTTCGGCATCGGATGCTCCAAACTCTGTAGTAATAAGTTACGGTACGACGCTTGGACTAATGAATCAGGAAGAGCAGAATAAGCTGTTTGAGGCCATGAATTTAAATCCAGGCGATTCAACACTGCAAGATCAATATATGACGATGATGACTACACCTTCCGCCTTGTACCAGAAGCAGATTCAGTTGGTGAACTATGATCAGGATAACAAGAAAAGGATCAGCGAGGGCCTTCGAGTCGTAGGGGTGTTGAAGAAGCCTAAAGGTGTATCCGACATGCAGCTTTCCAATGACCGTAAAATTTATGTATCGATTGAAACGGCGAATAGCCTGCGTGAGCAGCTCATGCAAAATAGCGGTGAAGAGACGGCTAACGGCACCTACAATCAAGTAACGGTCAAGGTGGATGCGGAGGAAAATGTGAAGCAGGTGGAGGAGCAAATCAAGAAGCTTACCTTAAACACCCAATCCAATCTTCTGCAAAAAGAGGCCCTTGAAGAGCAGTTCGCTGTGTTCAAAAGCATCGCGGTAGGCGCAGGCGTATTCATTCTTATTATCGCCTCGATTTCCATTATTGTGGCAATGACGATGTCCACGTACCAACGGCGCCGCCAAATCGGAATTATGAAGGTGCTTGGTGCCAATCTGGCGCAAATTCGGAATATGTTCATTGTAGAAGCAGCCCTGCTTGGACTGCTGGGGGGACTGCTGGGCGTTTTATTTTCATACTGGATCGTATGGGGAATAAATGCTCTTATTTTATCGATGTCTACCGGCGAGGAAAATATGTCCATCTTCATTCCGTTGTCTGCTATTCCGGTCGGACTGGCGTTTGCCGTGATGACGGGCATTATATCGGGGATTTATCCGGCAGTCAGCGCTTCGCGTACTGATGCATTGACCGCAATCAAGAGAGATTAG
- a CDS encoding ABC transporter ATP-binding protein: protein MLRVEGLSHAFKNGNETTLVLQQIDFRVNKGDMVALLGSSGSGKSTLLNLMAGLMKPTEGSIYIADHNIVNMNENKLAEFRREHIGFIFQAYELIPNLTVRENIELPLVFQSTRPSIRKQKALKLLEQVGIPDKGEMFPSQLSGGQQQRVSIARSLITEPSVIFADEPTGNLDTKTEEEILAILKHLNKTMNTTFIIVTHEREVAQQTQHIITLRDGFLEKSQPAVELDKHPVEEAVH from the coding sequence TTGCTTCGTGTAGAGGGCTTGTCCCATGCATTTAAGAACGGCAATGAGACGACGCTGGTTCTTCAACAGATCGATTTTCGCGTAAACAAAGGAGATATGGTTGCTTTGCTGGGAAGCTCAGGCTCAGGAAAGTCGACGCTGCTTAATCTGATGGCGGGGCTGATGAAGCCGACGGAGGGCAGCATTTACATAGCAGATCACAACATCGTAAATATGAATGAAAACAAGCTGGCGGAGTTCCGCCGTGAGCATATCGGGTTTATTTTTCAGGCTTATGAGCTCATTCCGAACTTGACGGTTCGTGAAAATATCGAGCTGCCGCTCGTGTTTCAATCGACGCGTCCTTCAATTCGCAAGCAGAAGGCGCTAAAGCTGCTGGAGCAGGTCGGCATACCGGATAAAGGGGAAATGTTCCCTTCCCAGCTGTCGGGCGGACAGCAGCAGCGTGTCAGTATTGCGCGCTCGCTTATTACAGAGCCATCGGTTATTTTCGCCGATGAGCCTACGGGAAATTTGGATACGAAGACGGAAGAGGAGATTTTGGCCATTCTTAAGCATTTGAACAAGACGATGAACACGACCTTTATTATCGTCACCCATGAGCGCGAGGTTGCGCAGCAGACCCAGCATATTATTACGCTTCGCGACGGGTTTCTGGAAAAATCGCAGCCTGCTGTTGAGCTGGACAAGCATCCGGTAGAGGAGGCAGTCCATTGA
- a CDS encoding lactonase family protein — protein MSVHNERVVVFVGSYAEAAASGVYAYAFDEKEGKLSLLDEVSGLKNPTFLNVDILNKRLYAIAEGVSAAGAKIGDAVAFAIDTDKTALTELNRSEAITAPACHIQRDPSNRYLLLSSYHGGRISLVSLTDNGEVGELLDIAQHTGVGQHPERQNQPHPHSIQFSPDGRYLFSPDLGIDRIMAYRIDDQAQKLVFHGETVLHAGAGPRHMAFHPNGQFAYVINEVDSTVTAFRYDAEAGTLAALATVPTLPADFDGENTCAEIAVSEDGKYVYGSNRGHDSFVVYAINEADGKLTLAGHVPIEGEHPRHFAFVPGGQYIIAANRDTNNLAVFRIDVATGLPVYTGHSVTVSGPVYVQPVLV, from the coding sequence GTGTCTGTACATAATGAACGAGTTGTCGTATTTGTCGGGTCCTATGCAGAGGCTGCGGCGAGCGGCGTATATGCGTATGCTTTTGATGAAAAAGAAGGCAAGCTGTCGCTGCTGGATGAAGTATCCGGCCTCAAAAATCCTACATTTTTGAATGTGGATATTCTAAACAAACGGTTGTATGCCATTGCAGAAGGGGTTTCTGCAGCAGGAGCCAAAATCGGCGATGCTGTAGCTTTTGCCATCGACACGGATAAAACAGCCTTGACGGAGCTTAACCGCAGCGAAGCAATTACAGCTCCTGCTTGCCATATTCAACGCGATCCATCCAATCGCTATTTGCTGCTGTCGAGCTACCATGGCGGCAGAATCAGCCTAGTGTCGCTGACGGACAATGGCGAGGTGGGAGAGCTGCTTGATATCGCCCAGCATACGGGAGTTGGCCAGCACCCGGAGCGGCAAAATCAGCCGCATCCCCATAGCATACAATTCAGCCCGGACGGCCGCTACCTGTTCTCGCCGGATCTGGGCATTGACCGCATTATGGCTTATCGTATTGATGACCAAGCGCAAAAGCTGGTTTTCCACGGCGAGACCGTGCTTCATGCAGGTGCTGGCCCGAGGCATATGGCTTTTCACCCGAATGGGCAATTCGCGTATGTCATTAATGAAGTAGATTCGACGGTTACTGCGTTCCGTTACGATGCTGAGGCAGGTACGCTTGCGGCGCTTGCAACTGTTCCAACGCTTCCTGCTGATTTTGACGGTGAAAATACATGCGCCGAAATTGCCGTTTCCGAGGATGGCAAATATGTATATGGCTCGAATCGCGGGCACGACAGCTTCGTAGTGTACGCAATTAATGAAGCAGACGGCAAGCTGACCCTTGCTGGTCATGTGCCGATTGAGGGCGAGCACCCGCGCCATTTTGCTTTTGTGCCGGGAGGCCAGTATATTATCGCGGCTAACCGCGACACGAATAATTTGGCTGTATTCCGCATAGATGTGGCAACAGGCTTGCCTGTGTATACCGGACATTCCGTTACGGTATCTGGTCCCGTGTATGTGCAGCCCGTGTTAGTGTAG
- a CDS encoding efflux RND transporter periplasmic adaptor subunit: protein MKKKIKWIIIGIVLIGISVVLYSMSKPPEMVDMAGDSQAITFQATKETLVNTIQVKGKSLYEQETSVYAPFSSKVTQWKVKDGQQVKKGEVLFTLDQTELQNQITQEEAELHKADLEAQLQAFVTNTEDELGMLEATEVERKKALVAKEIARLTQELNDVKESIGRKALTQKRLKLNESQYRSPGDGIFLFDQTAKQLQAVGDNQLIGKIVDLNKLQFIALVGEQDVFRIKQDMLVKVKMTAMKDVVLDGKVLRVSKFAKTGTDQNSLNQAAQFEVVISLEPSEYLIAGLSLTGDIEISRKESALALPSIAIMSDQASSYVMLEKGAGQYERQDIKVGMSAGDKVEVLEGLKEGDVVSLQ, encoded by the coding sequence ATGAAGAAAAAGATTAAATGGATCATCATCGGGATTGTATTAATCGGAATAAGCGTGGTGCTGTACTCCATGTCGAAGCCGCCGGAGATGGTCGATATGGCGGGCGATTCACAGGCCATTACATTTCAGGCGACCAAGGAAACGCTCGTCAATACGATTCAGGTTAAGGGCAAGTCGCTGTATGAGCAGGAAACGTCTGTTTATGCGCCTTTCAGCTCCAAAGTGACGCAGTGGAAAGTGAAGGACGGTCAGCAGGTGAAGAAGGGCGAGGTATTGTTTACGCTTGACCAGACCGAGCTGCAAAATCAAATAACGCAGGAGGAAGCGGAGCTGCATAAAGCGGATCTGGAGGCACAGCTGCAAGCTTTTGTAACGAATACGGAAGATGAGCTGGGCATGCTTGAGGCGACGGAGGTTGAGCGCAAGAAGGCGCTGGTTGCCAAGGAAATTGCCCGTTTGACGCAGGAGCTGAACGATGTGAAGGAATCGATTGGGCGCAAAGCGCTGACGCAAAAGCGGCTGAAGCTGAATGAATCCCAATATCGTTCACCAGGCGACGGTATTTTTCTGTTTGATCAAACGGCCAAGCAACTGCAAGCAGTAGGCGACAACCAGCTGATTGGCAAAATTGTTGATCTGAACAAGCTGCAATTCATTGCCCTTGTCGGAGAGCAGGATGTATTCCGCATTAAGCAGGATATGTTGGTCAAGGTGAAAATGACGGCGATGAAGGATGTTGTGCTTGATGGCAAAGTGCTGCGCGTATCCAAGTTCGCGAAAACAGGCACGGATCAAAACAGCCTCAATCAAGCTGCGCAATTCGAGGTTGTTATTTCGCTTGAGCCAAGCGAATATTTGATTGCTGGATTGTCGCTCACTGGCGACATTGAGATAAGCCGTAAGGAGAGTGCACTTGCTTTGCCCTCCATTGCTATTATGAGCGACCAAGCTTCGTCTTATGTCATGCTGGAAAAAGGCGCAGGCCAATATGAGCGCCAAGACATCAAGGTCGGAATGTCGGCGGGAGATAAGGTAGAAGTGCTTGAAGGCTTGAAGGAGGGCGACGTTGTCTCCTTGCAATAA